From one Bacteroides fragilis NCTC 9343 genomic stretch:
- a CDS encoding NUDIX hydrolase, producing the protein MQSDNNQEMFPIVDEQGTITGAATRGECHSGSKLLHPVVHLHVFNSKGELYLQKRPEWKDIQPGKWDTSVGGHIDLGESVEIALKREVAEELGITDFTPELLTSYVFESARERELVFVHKTVYDGEIHPSDELDGGRFWSYEEIKTNLGKGVFTPNFESEIDKVEIFSSTSPKEAV; encoded by the coding sequence ATGCAAAGCGATAATAATCAGGAAATGTTCCCCATCGTAGACGAACAGGGAACTATTACAGGAGCTGCTACACGCGGCGAATGTCATAGCGGAAGCAAGCTATTGCATCCGGTTGTCCATCTGCACGTATTCAACTCAAAAGGTGAACTTTACTTGCAGAAGCGCCCTGAATGGAAAGATATACAGCCGGGCAAATGGGATACTTCCGTAGGCGGACACATCGATCTGGGAGAGAGTGTAGAAATAGCTTTAAAGAGAGAGGTCGCCGAAGAGCTGGGTATCACAGACTTCACACCGGAACTCCTGACAAGCTATGTCTTTGAGTCTGCCCGTGAACGGGAATTAGTCTTTGTGCATAAAACGGTGTACGACGGAGAAATACATCCCAGCGATGAATTAGATGGCGGACGTTTCTGGAGCTATGAAGAAATCAAAACGAATTTAGGAAAGGGTGTCTTCACACCGAACTTTGAAAGTGAAATAGATAAAGTAGAGATTTTCTCTTCTACTTCCCCCAAAGAAGCTGTGTAG
- a CDS encoding GH92 family glycosyl hydrolase, whose protein sequence is MKKKVLSLLAFLPAFTTVMAQQTAEVPDVCAFVNPIIGTNGMGHTFPGACAPFGLVQLSPDTDTIPHNIDGTYQKNAYEYCAGYQYHDPTIVGFSHTHLSGTGHSDLGDILIMPATGQLKLNPGRAGTPDEGYRSRFSHDTEVARPGYYEVELADYGIKAQLTATQRVGIHKYTFPDNADGHIILDLIHGIYNYDGKTLWANLRVENDTLLTGYRITNGWARTNYTYFAISLSQPIKDYGYMDKGKALYKGFWRRFNTDRNFPEMTGRKLVAYFNFDTRQNPELVIKVALSAVSTEGAVKNLQAEAAGKTFNQLVAEANSAWNRELDVLEAKGTLDQLAMFYTSLYHTMINPSVYMDVDGRYRGLDHNIHTSEGFTNYTIFSLWDTYRAEHPFLNLLKPRQNTDMVQSMIRHQQQSVHGMLPVWSLMGNEGWCMSGYHAVSALADAVAKGADISVGEALMAMDHTANVPYYEGVEAYKRLGYVPFDQSGTAASTTLEYAYDDWTIYRTALLAGDDQLADLYKKRANNYRNVFDTSVGFARPRYSNGEFRKEFDAMQTYGEGFIEGNSWNFSFHVPHDVAGLIRLMGGEKKFVSRLDTLFSMALPRKYYEKNEDIAEVSLVGGYVHGNEPSHHIPYLYAWTSQPWKTQYWLRTVMNRMYKNDIDGLGGNDDCGQMSVWYLFTAMGFYPVCPGTDQYVLGAPYLPYIRMNLPNGRTFEIKAPKVSDRNCYVRQVKLNGKVYDKMYITHADLLAGGTLEFDMAASPNKKRGLAKEAKPYSMSEE, encoded by the coding sequence ATGAAGAAAAAAGTACTTTCCTTGCTGGCATTCCTTCCGGCATTTACGACAGTGATGGCCCAGCAGACGGCAGAAGTGCCGGATGTATGTGCATTTGTCAACCCGATCATCGGAACCAATGGTATGGGGCATACATTTCCCGGTGCTTGTGCTCCGTTCGGACTTGTACAGTTAAGTCCGGATACAGATACGATTCCTCACAACATAGATGGAACTTATCAAAAAAATGCGTATGAATATTGTGCCGGATATCAGTATCATGATCCGACAATTGTGGGATTCAGCCATACCCATCTGAGTGGTACGGGACATTCGGATCTGGGTGATATTTTGATTATGCCCGCCACAGGTCAACTGAAGTTGAATCCCGGAAGAGCCGGTACTCCTGACGAGGGATACCGCTCCCGTTTCAGTCATGACACAGAGGTTGCTCGTCCGGGGTATTATGAAGTGGAACTTGCTGATTATGGCATAAAGGCACAACTGACAGCTACTCAACGGGTAGGAATACATAAATATACTTTTCCCGATAATGCGGACGGGCACATCATTCTTGACCTGATACACGGAATCTACAACTATGATGGAAAAACTCTATGGGCTAATTTACGTGTGGAAAATGACACATTACTGACGGGCTATCGTATAACGAACGGATGGGCACGTACCAATTACACATATTTTGCCATCTCTTTGTCTCAGCCCATCAAGGATTATGGGTATATGGATAAAGGGAAAGCTCTGTATAAAGGCTTTTGGCGGCGGTTTAATACCGACCGTAATTTCCCGGAAATGACCGGTCGGAAGCTGGTGGCTTACTTTAATTTCGATACCCGGCAGAATCCGGAGCTAGTGATAAAAGTCGCTCTTTCGGCTGTGAGCACAGAAGGTGCAGTAAAGAATTTACAGGCAGAGGCTGCCGGAAAAACTTTCAATCAATTGGTTGCCGAGGCAAATTCTGCATGGAATCGTGAGTTGGATGTACTCGAAGCCAAAGGAACTCTCGATCAGTTGGCCATGTTTTATACTTCATTGTATCATACCATGATTAACCCGTCTGTTTATATGGATGTAGACGGTCGGTATCGTGGACTCGATCATAATATCCATACTTCCGAAGGATTTACCAATTATACTATCTTCTCATTATGGGATACATATCGTGCGGAGCACCCTTTCTTGAACTTGCTAAAACCCCGGCAGAATACGGACATGGTGCAGTCTATGATCCGTCATCAGCAGCAAAGTGTACATGGCATGTTGCCGGTTTGGAGCCTGATGGGCAATGAAGGCTGGTGTATGAGCGGTTATCATGCAGTGTCTGCTTTGGCTGATGCGGTTGCCAAAGGAGCGGATATATCTGTCGGGGAGGCTTTGATGGCAATGGATCATACAGCTAATGTTCCTTATTACGAAGGAGTTGAAGCTTATAAAAGATTGGGTTATGTACCTTTCGATCAAAGTGGGACGGCTGCTTCCACTACATTGGAATATGCCTATGACGATTGGACTATTTACCGGACGGCTCTGTTGGCGGGAGACGACCAGTTGGCCGATCTTTATAAGAAAAGGGCGAATAATTACCGGAATGTTTTCGACACTTCGGTTGGTTTTGCCCGTCCCCGTTATAGCAACGGAGAGTTCAGGAAGGAATTTGATGCAATGCAGACTTACGGGGAAGGATTTATAGAGGGAAATTCATGGAATTTCTCTTTCCACGTGCCCCATGATGTGGCCGGATTGATTCGTTTGATGGGAGGTGAGAAGAAGTTTGTCAGTCGGTTGGATACACTGTTCTCAATGGCACTTCCCCGCAAATATTACGAAAAGAATGAAGATATTGCTGAAGTAAGTTTGGTGGGAGGGTATGTACATGGCAATGAGCCTAGTCATCACATTCCGTATCTGTATGCTTGGACTTCCCAACCCTGGAAGACGCAATACTGGCTGCGGACGGTCATGAACCGGATGTATAAAAATGATATTGACGGCCTGGGCGGCAATGACGATTGCGGCCAGATGTCTGTCTGGTATCTTTTTACGGCAATGGGATTTTATCCGGTTTGCCCGGGTACTGACCAATATGTATTGGGAGCACCTTATCTGCCGTATATCCGTATGAATCTGCCCAATGGCCGCACTTTCGAAATAAAAGCGCCAAAGGTGAGCGATCGTAACTGCTATGTCCGGCAGGTGAAGCTGAACGGAAAGGTTTACGATAAGATGTATATTACTCATGCCGACCTTTTGGCGGGAGGAACACTTGAGTTTGATATGGCTGCTTCTCCGAATAAAAAGAGGGGGCTTGCCAAAGAAGCTAAACCTTATTCCATGTCTGAAGAGTAG
- a CDS encoding glutathione peroxidase, with the protein MKAFFSFVAALVLSLSMAAQNKSFYDFTVKTIDGKEYPLSGLKGKKVLVVNVASKCGLTPQYAELQELYDQYKDQNFVIIGFPANNFMGQEPGTNEEIAKFCSVNYDVTFPIMAKISVKGKDMAPLYHWLTEKKLNGKQDAPVQWNFQKFMIDENGNWVGFVAPKESPFSETIISWIEKK; encoded by the coding sequence ATGAAAGCATTTTTTTCTTTCGTAGCAGCCTTGGTACTTTCACTGTCGATGGCTGCTCAGAATAAATCATTCTATGACTTCACAGTGAAGACCATAGATGGCAAAGAGTATCCACTGTCAGGTCTGAAAGGTAAGAAGGTGCTGGTAGTGAATGTCGCCTCCAAGTGTGGACTGACTCCGCAATATGCAGAGTTGCAGGAGTTGTATGATCAGTATAAAGATCAGAATTTTGTGATTATTGGCTTTCCTGCCAATAACTTCATGGGACAAGAGCCGGGGACAAACGAAGAGATCGCCAAATTTTGTTCGGTGAACTATGATGTTACCTTCCCGATAATGGCCAAGATATCGGTAAAGGGTAAAGATATGGCTCCGCTTTACCACTGGTTGACAGAGAAGAAGCTGAACGGAAAGCAAGATGCGCCGGTACAGTGGAATTTTCAGAAGTTTATGATTGATGAGAATGGAAATTGGGTTGGTTTTGTAGCTCCCAAAGAGAGTCCTTTTTCAGAGACGATAATCAGTTGGATAGAAAAAAAGTAA